One Paraburkholderia sp. IMGN_8 DNA window includes the following coding sequences:
- a CDS encoding SAM-dependent methyltransferase: MNPKAHQPDSLPAPGPSALAQSEALVAQIRAELETAGGWLPFDRYMERALYAPGLGYYSGGARKFGRSADDGSDFVTAPELSPLFATTLARPLAEALQASGTRGVMEFGAGTGKLAAGLLNALDALGVALESYSIVDLSGELRERQRETIEAAAPALAAKVRWLDALPERFEGVVIGNEVLDAMPVRLFAFAGGAWHERGVVWRDEAFAFDDRPVSAAVDGAFLAGIETAGDDYVTETHEAASAFTRTICTMLTRGAAFFIDYGFPRHEYYHAQRAQGTLMCHYRHRAHGDPFVYPGLQDITAHVEFTGIAEAGVEAGADLLGFTSQARFLLNAGITEALSEIDPSDATRFLPAANAVQKLLSEAEMGELFKVIAFSRGLDDTLMAFSSGDRSHTL; encoded by the coding sequence ATGAATCCGAAAGCTCACCAACCCGATAGTTTACCTGCTCCCGGCCCGAGCGCGCTTGCGCAGTCCGAAGCGCTGGTCGCGCAGATCCGCGCGGAGCTCGAGACCGCCGGTGGCTGGCTGCCGTTCGACCGCTACATGGAGCGCGCGCTGTACGCGCCGGGGCTCGGTTATTACAGCGGCGGCGCCCGCAAATTCGGCCGCAGCGCCGACGATGGCAGCGACTTCGTCACCGCGCCGGAACTGTCGCCGCTGTTTGCAACGACATTGGCGCGCCCGCTCGCCGAAGCCTTGCAGGCGAGCGGCACGCGCGGCGTAATGGAATTCGGCGCCGGCACGGGCAAACTGGCCGCCGGGTTGCTGAACGCGCTCGACGCGCTGGGCGTCGCGCTCGAAAGCTACTCGATCGTGGACTTGTCGGGTGAATTACGTGAGCGCCAACGCGAGACGATCGAAGCCGCCGCGCCGGCGCTGGCCGCGAAGGTACGCTGGCTCGACGCGCTGCCTGAGCGGTTCGAGGGCGTGGTAATCGGCAATGAGGTGCTGGACGCGATGCCGGTGCGGCTGTTTGCTTTTGCCGGCGGCGCCTGGCACGAGCGCGGGGTGGTTTGGCGCGATGAGGCTTTTGCCTTCGACGACCGTCCTGTTTCCGCGGCTGTGGACGGTGCGTTTCTCGCCGGGATCGAAACTGCCGGCGACGATTACGTGACAGAGACGCACGAAGCGGCGTCGGCTTTCACGCGAACCATTTGCACGATGCTGACGCGCGGCGCGGCCTTTTTCATCGACTATGGATTTCCGCGTCACGAGTATTACCATGCGCAGCGTGCGCAGGGCACGTTGATGTGCCATTACCGGCACCGGGCGCATGGTGATCCGTTTGTTTATCCTGGCTTGCAGGACATTACCGCGCACGTGGAGTTTACCGGCATCGCCGAAGCTGGGGTTGAAGCTGGGGCGGATTTGTTGGGGTTTACTTCGCAAGCACGGTTCCTGTTGAATGCTGGGATTACCGAAGCATTGTCGGAGATCGATCCTTCAGACGCGACGCGGTTTTTGCCTGCGGCGAATGCGGTGCAAAAGTTGTTGTCCGAGGCGGAGATGGGGGAGCTGTTTAAGGTGATCGCGTTTTCGCGTGGGCTGGATGACACGCTTATGGCTTTTTCGAGTGGCGACCGGTCACATACGCTTTGA